The genome window ATCGCCAGATCTCTCATTAATGCGCCCAAAATTATTTTTGCCGATGAACCGACCGGGAATCTTGATTCAAAAAGCGAAAAAGAGATCATGGAGATTTTGAAAGCACTGAACGCGCAGGGAATCACCGTGGTTGTCGTGACCCACGAAGAAGAAATCGGTGAGCAAGCAAAACGCCTCATTCGTATGCGCGATGGCGTTGTGCAATCGGATGAACGTAAAGAACCACTTCCGCAAAGCGGGCTGAAGCATGAGTCGAAACAAATTCTTTCAACGCGTCTTCGCTTAGGCGAAATTGTTGAGCATTTCCATCAAGGTTATAAAACCTTGGCCGCCAACAAAATCCGTTCAGGCTTATCCATGCTGGGGATTTTGATTGGTGTTGCAGCGGTTGTGACGATGCTGGCTCTCGGGCATGGAGCCCAGCAGGCGATTGAAAACCAACTTGCCTCAATGGGATCGAACTTGCTGATTCTCCGTGCAGGGAATGTGCGTGTCGCCGGTGTTGCGCAAGAATCGGGTGTTCGGATTCGCATCACCACTGACGACGTCGCCGCCCTTAAAAACGAAGTCTCGGGCATCAAAGATGTTGTGCCGACGGTGCAGGGGCGTGGCCAGGTTACTTACTTGAATAAAAACTGGAATACGACACTGATGGGTGTTTCAAACTCCTTTGAGCATGTGCGCTCATCGACTCCGGTGGTGGGACGTTTCTTTTCCGAGTCTGAAAATCAAAGACGTGCCCTTGTTGCCTTGATTGGGCAAACTGTCGCGCGGGAACTTTTTGGCGAAAAGTCCCCCGTGGGCGAGACGATTAAAATTAATAAAATCAATTTCAATATTATTGGTTTGCTTCCTGAAAAGGGGGCAGCAGGTCCGCAGGATCAGGATGATCGCATTGTGATTCCTGTACAGACGGCGATGTACCGTATGTTTGGCCGCGACTATGTAGACTCTGTGGATATTGAAGTGACCGGAGCAGATCAGTTGGATGAAGCTCAAGACTCGATTAAAGAAGTTCTGAATAAACGCCATCGCGTGCCGATCTCGGCTCAAGACGACGCTTTTCAAATTTTCAATATGGCGGATCTTCAGGCAGCATTGTCTGCAAGCAGTAAGACCATGGCGATGTTGCTATCTTCGATTGCGGCGATTTCACTCCTTGTCGGCGGTATCGGAATCATGAATATCATGCTTGTGTCAGTGACCGAACGGACCCGGGAAATCGGCCTGCGTAAAGCGATTGGCGGGCGCAAGATTGATATTCTGATGCAATTCCTGGCGGAATCAGTGGTTGTCAGCGCCATTGGCGGTGGCATCGGGATTTTGCTTGCATGGGGAGTCACTGTTGCGCTGACTCACACGATTGGCTGGACGATGAGCATTTCTCTTGATTCCATCCTTCTTTCATTCTTTTTCTCTGCATTCATTGGCATTGTCTTCGGTCTGTATCCAGCGAAGAAAGCCTCTGAGTTGCATCCTATCGAAGCTCTTCGCTACGAATAGTCTCGGTCTCACTCTGAGACGATCCACAAACAGTACATATTGGCACGACTGTTAGCGATAAACGGCACTGTCTCACTCTGGAGCGTGCCAGATGTTACCTATTCGTTACGACTGTGCCAAGGGCGGCGTGGTTCTTGTAATAACTCAAAGTA of Bdellovibrionales bacterium contains these proteins:
- a CDS encoding ABC transporter permease, producing MIEIRNVTKSYQMGETRVDALKGVSLTIEDGDFVAIMGPSGSGKSTLMHILGLLDVPSEGSYQLHGREVSKLTEDELAILRRDEIGFIFQQFNLLPRMPAWQNVSLPLLYSEKSFNFEKAQVLLEKVGLGTRSDHKPNELSGGQQQRVAIARSLINAPKIIFADEPTGNLDSKSEKEIMEILKALNAQGITVVVVTHEEEIGEQAKRLIRMRDGVVQSDERKEPLPQSGLKHESKQILSTRLRLGEIVEHFHQGYKTLAANKIRSGLSMLGILIGVAAVVTMLALGHGAQQAIENQLASMGSNLLILRAGNVRVAGVAQESGVRIRITTDDVAALKNEVSGIKDVVPTVQGRGQVTYLNKNWNTTLMGVSNSFEHVRSSTPVVGRFFSESENQRRALVALIGQTVARELFGEKSPVGETIKINKINFNIIGLLPEKGAAGPQDQDDRIVIPVQTAMYRMFGRDYVDSVDIEVTGADQLDEAQDSIKEVLNKRHRVPISAQDDAFQIFNMADLQAALSASSKTMAMLLSSIAAISLLVGGIGIMNIMLVSVTERTREIGLRKAIGGRKIDILMQFLAESVVVSAIGGGIGILLAWGVTVALTHTIGWTMSISLDSILLSFFFSAFIGIVFGLYPAKKASELHPIEALRYE